The following proteins are encoded in a genomic region of Oncorhynchus keta strain PuntledgeMale-10-30-2019 chromosome 6, Oket_V2, whole genome shotgun sequence:
- the prnpb gene encoding prion protein b isoform X4, whose amino-acid sequence MINKNPSPPNESSERTTQNHNRETDEKYNLSTGTKSSRISNVTMGKLCELALVSLVLLVLLHTDSTWAKRSGSSSSSSKKTSSSNRGSEKKPSKTSNTQTGSYPRQPQSPNRNPNPYPAGGSYPGRGTNQNPAGGYPAAGGNPNQQYPGRGTNQGGYPNQNPAAGGYPAAGGYPNQQYPGRANPGGYPNQNPAAGGYPAAGGYPAAGGYPNQQYPGRANPGGYPNQNPAAGGYPAAGGYPAAGGYPNQNPGRGGVNPGYPAGGYPAGGYPVRGGNTGWGQAGGHPGGGMGGGYQPNWNPNNKILSPRYGGGYGYGGGHGGMGGGSPFSRSVQGMGQYPSTQSKGFAKKAFMAAGVGAVAGMAIGYGLGRFPRPNFNFRNPQEEQSYNNYMYKKYGERSTDENDYGRDYTYKVPPRAESYDSFMDTCMKRNDLLHDQGRDSQATPNNQKNNPQGANSQSMPITPEVGNSSPASNQEGTDKVKPLTPAPGEIAGEGKEEADGPTVSIEEIGYPTLVEQLKNRKCVELYINHSERFLEKQTAERSSGNNNNDNKHLNSRSNPLGQGLLQLITSLLMVLSSTLLLH is encoded by the exons ATGATAAATAAGAACCCCTCCCCTCCGAATGAAAGCAGTGAGCGAACGACACAGAACCATAACAGAGAAACGGATGAAAAATACAACCTTTCTACAGGAACAAAATCGTCTCGAATCTCCAACG TCACCATGGGAAAGCTGTGTGAGCTGGCCCTGGTGTCTCTTGTCCTCCTGGTTCTGCTTCATACTGACTCTACATGGGCCAAGAgaagtggcagcagcagcagcagcagcaaaaaGACATCATCCAGCAACAGGGGCTCAGAAAAAAAGCCGTCGAAAACATCAAACACACAGACGGGAAGCTACCCTAGACAACCCCAAAGCCCTAATAGGAACCCCAACCCGTACCCAGCAGGAGGTAGTTATCCAGGGAGAGGTACCAATCAGAACCCAGCCGGTGGATACCCTGCAGCAGGTGGAAACCCCAACCAGCAGTATCCAGGCCGGGGAACCAACCAAGGAGGATATCCTAACCAAAACCCTGCTGCTGGTGGCTATCCTGCTGCAGGTGGCTACCCCAACCAGCAGTATCCAGGCAGAGCCAATCCTGGGGGATATCCAAACCAGAATCCTGCAGCTGGAGGTTACCCAGCCGCTGGTGGCTATCCTGCAGCAG GTGGCTATCCCAACCAGCAGTATCCAGGCCGGGCAAATCCTGGGGGATATCCTAACCAGAACCCAGCAGCTGGAGGTTACCCCGCCGCGGGTGGTTATCCTGCAGCAGGAGGCTACCCCAATCAgaacccagggagaggaggagtcaATCCGGGATACCCAGCCGGAGGTTACCCTGCTGGAGGTTACCCAGTAAGAGGGGGAAATACTGGCTGGGGGCAGGCAGGGGGCCACCctggtggagggatgggaggaggttaCCAACCCAACTGGAACCCAAACAATAAGATCCTCAGTCCCCGCTATGGTGGAGGCTATGGTTATGGAGGTGGGCACGGAGGTATGGGAGGTGGCTCTCCCTTCTCACGTTCAGTTCAGGGAATGGGACAGTACCCCTCTACTCAGTCCAAGGGGTTTGCTAAGAAGgcttttatggctgcaggggttGGGGCCGTGGCAGGGATGGCGATTGGCTATGGCCTTGGGCGTTTCCCTCGTCCAAACTTCAACTTCCGCAACCCTCAGGAAGAGCAGTCCTACAACAACTACATGTACAAAAAATACGGCGAACGCTCCACAGACGAAAATGACTATGGCCGGGACTACACCTACAAAGTACCTCCACGGGCAGAGTCCTACGACAGCTTCATGGATACCTGCATGAAGAGGAATGACCTTCTGCACGACCAGGGCAGAGACTCCCAGGCCACACCTAACAACCAGAAGAACAACCCTCAGGGAGCCAACAGCCAGAGCATGCCCATCACGCCTGAGGTGGGGAACAGCAGTCCAGCTAGCAACCAGGAGGGAACAGACAAAGTGAAGCCTCTCACCCCTGCCCCTGGCGAGATAGCTGGAGAGGGTAAGGAAGAGGCTGATGGCCCCACAGTGAGCATTGAAGAGATTGGTTACCCTACATTGGTGGAGCAGCTGAAGAACCGGAAGTGTGTGGAGCTGTACATAAACCACTCAGAGCGCTTCCTAGAGAAGCAGACAGCCGAACGCAGCAGcggcaacaacaacaacgacaacaaaCATCTGAACAGTCGCAGCAACCCCCTCGGTCAGGGGCTGCTACAGCTGATAACCAGTCTCCTCATGGTCCTGAGCAGCACTCTTCTACTACACTGA
- the prnpb gene encoding prion protein b isoform X3, with protein MGKLCELALVSLVLLVLLHTDSTWAKRSGSSSSSSKKTSSSNRGSEKKPSKTSNTQTGSYPRQPQSPNRNPNPYPAGGSYPGRGTNQNPAGGYPAAGGNPNQQYPGRGTNQGGYPNQNPAAGGYPAAGGYPNQQYPGRANPGGYPNQNPAAGGYPAAGGYPAAGGYPNQQYPGRANPGGYPNQNPAAGGYPAAGGYPAAGGYPNQQYPGRANPGGYPNQNPAAGGYPAAGGYPAAGGYPNQQYPGRANPGGYPNQNPAAGGYPAAGGYPAAGGYPNQNPGRGGVNPGYPAGGYPAGGYPVRGGNTGWGQAGGHPGGGMGGGYQPNWNPNNKILSPRYGGGYGYGGGHGGMGGGSPFSRSVQGMGQYPSTQSKGFAKKAFMAAGVGAVAGMAIGYGLGRFPRPNFNFRNPQEEQSYNNYMYKKYGERSTDENDYGRDYTYKVPPRAESYDSFMDTCMKRNDLLHDQGRDSQATPNNQKNNPQGANSQSMPITPEVGNSSPASNQEGTDKVKPLTPAPGEIAGEGKEEADGPTVSIEEIGYPTLVEQLKNRKCVELYINHSERFLEKQTAERSSGNNNNDNKHLNSRSNPLGQGLLQLITSLLMVLSSTLLLH; from the coding sequence ATGGGAAAGCTGTGTGAGCTGGCCCTGGTGTCTCTTGTCCTCCTGGTTCTGCTTCATACTGACTCTACATGGGCCAAGAgaagtggcagcagcagcagcagcagcaaaaaGACATCATCCAGCAACAGGGGCTCAGAAAAAAAGCCGTCGAAAACATCAAACACACAGACGGGAAGCTACCCTAGACAACCCCAAAGCCCTAATAGGAACCCCAACCCGTACCCAGCAGGAGGTAGTTATCCAGGGAGAGGTACCAATCAGAACCCAGCCGGTGGATACCCTGCAGCAGGTGGAAACCCCAACCAGCAGTATCCAGGCCGGGGAACCAACCAAGGAGGATATCCTAACCAAAACCCTGCTGCTGGTGGCTATCCTGCTGCAGGTGGCTACCCCAACCAGCAGTATCCAGGCAGAGCCAATCCTGGGGGATATCCAAACCAGAATCCTGCAGCTGGAGGTTACCCAGCCGCTGGTGGCTATCCTGCAGCAGGTGGTTATCCCAACCAGCAGTATCCAGGCAGAGCCAATCCTGGGGGATATCCAAACCAGAACCCTGCAGCTGGAGGTTACCCAGCCGCTGGTGGCTATCCTGCAGCAGGTGGTTATCCCAACCAGCAGTATCCAGGCAGAGCCAATCCTGGGGGATATCCAAACCAGAACCCTGCAGCTGGAGGTTACCCAGCCGCTGGTGGCTATCCTGCAGCAGGTGGCTATCCCAACCAGCAGTATCCAGGCCGGGCAAATCCTGGGGGATATCCTAACCAGAACCCAGCAGCTGGAGGTTACCCCGCCGCGGGTGGTTATCCTGCAGCAGGAGGCTACCCCAATCAgaacccagggagaggaggagtcaATCCGGGATACCCAGCCGGAGGTTACCCTGCTGGAGGTTACCCAGTAAGAGGGGGAAATACTGGCTGGGGGCAGGCAGGGGGCCACCctggtggagggatgggaggaggttaCCAACCCAACTGGAACCCAAACAATAAGATCCTCAGTCCCCGCTATGGTGGAGGCTATGGTTATGGAGGTGGGCACGGAGGTATGGGAGGTGGCTCTCCCTTCTCACGTTCAGTTCAGGGAATGGGACAGTACCCCTCTACTCAGTCCAAGGGGTTTGCTAAGAAGgcttttatggctgcaggggttGGGGCCGTGGCAGGGATGGCGATTGGCTATGGCCTTGGGCGTTTCCCTCGTCCAAACTTCAACTTCCGCAACCCTCAGGAAGAGCAGTCCTACAACAACTACATGTACAAAAAATACGGCGAACGCTCCACAGACGAAAATGACTATGGCCGGGACTACACCTACAAAGTACCTCCACGGGCAGAGTCCTACGACAGCTTCATGGATACCTGCATGAAGAGGAATGACCTTCTGCACGACCAGGGCAGAGACTCCCAGGCCACACCTAACAACCAGAAGAACAACCCTCAGGGAGCCAACAGCCAGAGCATGCCCATCACGCCTGAGGTGGGGAACAGCAGTCCAGCTAGCAACCAGGAGGGAACAGACAAAGTGAAGCCTCTCACCCCTGCCCCTGGCGAGATAGCTGGAGAGGGTAAGGAAGAGGCTGATGGCCCCACAGTGAGCATTGAAGAGATTGGTTACCCTACATTGGTGGAGCAGCTGAAGAACCGGAAGTGTGTGGAGCTGTACATAAACCACTCAGAGCGCTTCCTAGAGAAGCAGACAGCCGAACGCAGCAGcggcaacaacaacaacgacaacaaaCATCTGAACAGTCGCAGCAACCCCCTCGGTCAGGGGCTGCTACAGCTGATAACCAGTCTCCTCATGGTCCTGAGCAGCACTCTTCTACTACACTGA
- the prnpb gene encoding prion protein b isoform X1 has translation MINKNPSPPNESSERTTQNHNRETDEKYNLSTGTKSSRISNVTMGKLCELALVSLVLLVLLHTDSTWAKRSGSSSSSSKKTSSSNRGSEKKPSKTSNTQTGSYPRQPQSPNRNPNPYPAGGSYPGRGTNQNPAGGYPAAGGNPNQQYPGRGTNQGGYPNQNPAAGGYPAAGGYPNQQYPGRANPGGYPNQNPAAGGYPAAGGYPAAGGYPNQQYPGRANPGGYPNQNPAAGGYPAAGGYPAAGGYPNQQYPGRANPGGYPNQNPAAGGYPAAGGYPAAGGYPNQQYPGRANPGGYPNQNPAAGGYPAAGGYPAAGGYPNQNPGRGGVNPGYPAGGYPAGGYPVRGGNTGWGQAGGHPGGGMGGGYQPNWNPNNKILSPRYGGGYGYGGGHGGMGGGSPFSRSVQGMGQYPSTQSKGFAKKAFMAAGVGAVAGMAIGYGLGRFPRPNFNFRNPQEEQSYNNYMYKKYGERSTDENDYGRDYTYKVPPRAESYDSFMDTCMKRNDLLHDQGRDSQATPNNQKNNPQGANSQSMPITPEVGNSSPASNQEGTDKVKPLTPAPGEIAGEGKEEADGPTVSIEEIGYPTLVEQLKNRKCVELYINHSERFLEKQTAERSSGNNNNDNKHLNSRSNPLGQGLLQLITSLLMVLSSTLLLH, from the exons ATGATAAATAAGAACCCCTCCCCTCCGAATGAAAGCAGTGAGCGAACGACACAGAACCATAACAGAGAAACGGATGAAAAATACAACCTTTCTACAGGAACAAAATCGTCTCGAATCTCCAACG TCACCATGGGAAAGCTGTGTGAGCTGGCCCTGGTGTCTCTTGTCCTCCTGGTTCTGCTTCATACTGACTCTACATGGGCCAAGAgaagtggcagcagcagcagcagcagcaaaaaGACATCATCCAGCAACAGGGGCTCAGAAAAAAAGCCGTCGAAAACATCAAACACACAGACGGGAAGCTACCCTAGACAACCCCAAAGCCCTAATAGGAACCCCAACCCGTACCCAGCAGGAGGTAGTTATCCAGGGAGAGGTACCAATCAGAACCCAGCCGGTGGATACCCTGCAGCAGGTGGAAACCCCAACCAGCAGTATCCAGGCCGGGGAACCAACCAAGGAGGATATCCTAACCAAAACCCTGCTGCTGGTGGCTATCCTGCTGCAGGTGGCTACCCCAACCAGCAGTATCCAGGCAGAGCCAATCCTGGGGGATATCCAAACCAGAATCCTGCAGCTGGAGGTTACCCAGCCGCTGGTGGCTATCCTGCAGCAGGTGGTTATCCCAACCAGCAGTATCCAGGCAGAGCCAATCCTGGGGGATATCCAAACCAGAACCCTGCAGCTGGAGGTTACCCAGCCGCTGGTGGCTATCCTGCAGCAGGTGGTTATCCCAACCAGCAGTATCCAGGCAGAGCCAATCCTGGGGGATATCCAAACCAGAACCCTGCAGCTGGAGGTTACCCAGCCGCTGGTGGCTATCCTGCAGCAGGTGGCTATCCCAACCAGCAGTATCCAGGCCGGGCAAATCCTGGGGGATATCCTAACCAGAACCCAGCAGCTGGAGGTTACCCCGCCGCGGGTGGTTATCCTGCAGCAGGAGGCTACCCCAATCAgaacccagggagaggaggagtcaATCCGGGATACCCAGCCGGAGGTTACCCTGCTGGAGGTTACCCAGTAAGAGGGGGAAATACTGGCTGGGGGCAGGCAGGGGGCCACCctggtggagggatgggaggaggttaCCAACCCAACTGGAACCCAAACAATAAGATCCTCAGTCCCCGCTATGGTGGAGGCTATGGTTATGGAGGTGGGCACGGAGGTATGGGAGGTGGCTCTCCCTTCTCACGTTCAGTTCAGGGAATGGGACAGTACCCCTCTACTCAGTCCAAGGGGTTTGCTAAGAAGgcttttatggctgcaggggttGGGGCCGTGGCAGGGATGGCGATTGGCTATGGCCTTGGGCGTTTCCCTCGTCCAAACTTCAACTTCCGCAACCCTCAGGAAGAGCAGTCCTACAACAACTACATGTACAAAAAATACGGCGAACGCTCCACAGACGAAAATGACTATGGCCGGGACTACACCTACAAAGTACCTCCACGGGCAGAGTCCTACGACAGCTTCATGGATACCTGCATGAAGAGGAATGACCTTCTGCACGACCAGGGCAGAGACTCCCAGGCCACACCTAACAACCAGAAGAACAACCCTCAGGGAGCCAACAGCCAGAGCATGCCCATCACGCCTGAGGTGGGGAACAGCAGTCCAGCTAGCAACCAGGAGGGAACAGACAAAGTGAAGCCTCTCACCCCTGCCCCTGGCGAGATAGCTGGAGAGGGTAAGGAAGAGGCTGATGGCCCCACAGTGAGCATTGAAGAGATTGGTTACCCTACATTGGTGGAGCAGCTGAAGAACCGGAAGTGTGTGGAGCTGTACATAAACCACTCAGAGCGCTTCCTAGAGAAGCAGACAGCCGAACGCAGCAGcggcaacaacaacaacgacaacaaaCATCTGAACAGTCGCAGCAACCCCCTCGGTCAGGGGCTGCTACAGCTGATAACCAGTCTCCTCATGGTCCTGAGCAGCACTCTTCTACTACACTGA
- the prnpb gene encoding prion protein b isoform X2 yields MINKNPSPPNESSERTTQNHNRETDEKYNLSTGTKSSRISNVTMGKLCELALVSLVLLVLLHTDSTWAKRSGSSSSSSKKTSSSNRGSEKKPSKTSNTQTGSYPRQPQSPNRNPNPYPAGGSYPGRGTNQNPAGGYPAAGGNPNQQYPGRGTNQGGYPNQNPAAGGYPAAGGYPNQQYPGRANPGGYPNQNPAAGGYPAAGGYPAAGGYPNQQYPGRANPGGYPNQNPAAGGYPAAGGYPAAGGYPNQQYPGRANPGGYPNQNPAAGGYPAAGGYPAAGGYPNQNPGRGGVNPGYPAGGYPAGGYPVRGGNTGWGQAGGHPGGGMGGGYQPNWNPNNKILSPRYGGGYGYGGGHGGMGGGSPFSRSVQGMGQYPSTQSKGFAKKAFMAAGVGAVAGMAIGYGLGRFPRPNFNFRNPQEEQSYNNYMYKKYGERSTDENDYGRDYTYKVPPRAESYDSFMDTCMKRNDLLHDQGRDSQATPNNQKNNPQGANSQSMPITPEVGNSSPASNQEGTDKVKPLTPAPGEIAGEGKEEADGPTVSIEEIGYPTLVEQLKNRKCVELYINHSERFLEKQTAERSSGNNNNDNKHLNSRSNPLGQGLLQLITSLLMVLSSTLLLH; encoded by the exons ATGATAAATAAGAACCCCTCCCCTCCGAATGAAAGCAGTGAGCGAACGACACAGAACCATAACAGAGAAACGGATGAAAAATACAACCTTTCTACAGGAACAAAATCGTCTCGAATCTCCAACG TCACCATGGGAAAGCTGTGTGAGCTGGCCCTGGTGTCTCTTGTCCTCCTGGTTCTGCTTCATACTGACTCTACATGGGCCAAGAgaagtggcagcagcagcagcagcagcaaaaaGACATCATCCAGCAACAGGGGCTCAGAAAAAAAGCCGTCGAAAACATCAAACACACAGACGGGAAGCTACCCTAGACAACCCCAAAGCCCTAATAGGAACCCCAACCCGTACCCAGCAGGAGGTAGTTATCCAGGGAGAGGTACCAATCAGAACCCAGCCGGTGGATACCCTGCAGCAGGTGGAAACCCCAACCAGCAGTATCCAGGCCGGGGAACCAACCAAGGAGGATATCCTAACCAAAACCCTGCTGCTGGTGGCTATCCTGCTGCAGGTGGCTACCCCAACCAGCAGTATCCAGGCAGAGCCAATCCTGGGGGATATCCAAACCAGAATCCTGCAGCTGGAGGTTACCCAGCCGCTGGTGGCTATCCTGCAGCAGGTGGTTATCCCAACCAGCAGTATCCAGGCAGAGCCAATCCTGGGGGATATCCAAACCAGAACCCTGCAGCTGGAGGTTACCCAGCCGCTGGTGGCTATCCTGCAGCAG GTGGCTATCCCAACCAGCAGTATCCAGGCCGGGCAAATCCTGGGGGATATCCTAACCAGAACCCAGCAGCTGGAGGTTACCCCGCCGCGGGTGGTTATCCTGCAGCAGGAGGCTACCCCAATCAgaacccagggagaggaggagtcaATCCGGGATACCCAGCCGGAGGTTACCCTGCTGGAGGTTACCCAGTAAGAGGGGGAAATACTGGCTGGGGGCAGGCAGGGGGCCACCctggtggagggatgggaggaggttaCCAACCCAACTGGAACCCAAACAATAAGATCCTCAGTCCCCGCTATGGTGGAGGCTATGGTTATGGAGGTGGGCACGGAGGTATGGGAGGTGGCTCTCCCTTCTCACGTTCAGTTCAGGGAATGGGACAGTACCCCTCTACTCAGTCCAAGGGGTTTGCTAAGAAGgcttttatggctgcaggggttGGGGCCGTGGCAGGGATGGCGATTGGCTATGGCCTTGGGCGTTTCCCTCGTCCAAACTTCAACTTCCGCAACCCTCAGGAAGAGCAGTCCTACAACAACTACATGTACAAAAAATACGGCGAACGCTCCACAGACGAAAATGACTATGGCCGGGACTACACCTACAAAGTACCTCCACGGGCAGAGTCCTACGACAGCTTCATGGATACCTGCATGAAGAGGAATGACCTTCTGCACGACCAGGGCAGAGACTCCCAGGCCACACCTAACAACCAGAAGAACAACCCTCAGGGAGCCAACAGCCAGAGCATGCCCATCACGCCTGAGGTGGGGAACAGCAGTCCAGCTAGCAACCAGGAGGGAACAGACAAAGTGAAGCCTCTCACCCCTGCCCCTGGCGAGATAGCTGGAGAGGGTAAGGAAGAGGCTGATGGCCCCACAGTGAGCATTGAAGAGATTGGTTACCCTACATTGGTGGAGCAGCTGAAGAACCGGAAGTGTGTGGAGCTGTACATAAACCACTCAGAGCGCTTCCTAGAGAAGCAGACAGCCGAACGCAGCAGcggcaacaacaacaacgacaacaaaCATCTGAACAGTCGCAGCAACCCCCTCGGTCAGGGGCTGCTACAGCTGATAACCAGTCTCCTCATGGTCCTGAGCAGCACTCTTCTACTACACTGA
- the LOC118385178 gene encoding calsenilin-like isoform X1, whose amino-acid sequence MVSTHTVVTPCILHFLCLDYVCFNLCPTLSLYMYMYMYLYVVSLRVACLPLIILIILTLLSTIFLLLKMLLCSIVIQSHFCYPPHKCLSLQLLLIILTSSSPNFNLSHPFLSYFCLSLNLHSPLPFTSPLLPTFLPFPGLSSSPSLPLLSQTESSDCELELSTVRHQPEGLEQLQAQTQFTRKELQSLYRGFKNECPSGLVDEETFKTIYSQFFPQGDATTYAHFLFNAFDMDRNGSIRFEDFVIGLSVLLRGSETEKLQWAFNLYDINKDGCITKEEMLAIMTSIYDMMGRYTSPSVRDDDPSEHVDKFFQKMDRNRDGVVTIDEFIETCQKDEDIMASIKLFENVI is encoded by the exons atggtgagcacacacacagtaGTAACTCCATGTATTCTTcatttcctttgtcttgattatgtATGTTTTAATCTGTGCCCCACTCTCtcattatatatgtatatgtatatgtatttatatgttgTCTCTCTGAGGGTTGCTTGTCTTccactcatcatcctcatcatccttACTTTATTATCCACCATCTTTTTGCTTTTAAAAATGTTATTGTGCTCCATTGTCATCCAATCCCATTTCTGTTACCCACCACACAAATGTCTCTCCCTCCAACTTCTTTTGATTATCCTCACATCTTCCTCTCCCAATTTCAACCTTTCTCATCCATTTCTGTCCTATTTTTGCCTCTCCCTGAATCTGcattctcctctccctttcacctCACCCCTTCTCCCGACTTTCCTTCCTTTCCCTGggttgtcctcctctccctctctccctctcctctctcaaacAGAGAGTAGTGACTGTGAATTGGAGCTTTCTACTGTTCGTCACCAGCCCGAAGGCTTAGAACAGCTCCAGGCCCAGACCCAGTTTACCAGGAAAGAGCTGCAGTCGCTCTACAGAGGCTTCAAAAAT GAGTGTCCTAGCGGGCTGGTGGATGAGGAGACGTTCAAGACCATCTATTCACAGTTCTTCCCCCAGGGAG ATGCCACCACATATGCACATTTCCTGTTCAACGCTTTTGACATGGACAGAAATGGCTCTATCCGTTTTGAG gACTTTGTGATTGGCCTATCTGTACTGCTCAGAGGTTCAGAAACAGAGAAGCTCCAGTGGGCCTTCAATCTGTATGATATTAACAAGGATGGCTGCATCACCAAGGAG GAGATGTTGGCCATAATGACGTCCATCTATGACATGATGGGCAGGTATACCTCTCCTAGTGTACGAGATGATGACCCATCTGAGCATGTGGACAAGTTCTTTCAG AAAATGGATCGGAACAGAGACGGGGTGGTGACCATCGATGAGTTCATAGAGACCTGTCAGAAG GATGAAGATATAATGGCCTCCATAAAGCTCTTTGAGAATGTAATCTAG
- the prnpb gene encoding prion protein b isoform X5: protein MGKLCELALVSLVLLVLLHTDSTWAKRSGSSSSSSKKTSSSNRGSEKKPSKTSNTQTGSYPRQPQSPNRNPNPYPAGGSYPGRGTNQNPAGGYPAAGGNPNQQYPGRGTNQGGYPNQNPAAGGYPAAGGYPNQQYPGRANPGGYPNQNPAAGGYPAAGGYPAAGGYPNQQYPGRANPGGYPNQNPAAGGYPAAGGYPAAGGYPNQQYPGRANPGGYPNQNPAAGGYPAAGGYPAAGGYPNQNPGRGGVNPGYPAGGYPAGGYPVRGGNTGWGQAGGHPGGGMGGGYQPNWNPNNKILSPRYGGGYGYGGGHGGMGGGSPFSRSVQGMGQYPSTQSKGFAKKAFMAAGVGAVAGMAIGYGLGRFPRPNFNFRNPQEEQSYNNYMYKKYGERSTDENDYGRDYTYKVPPRAESYDSFMDTCMKRNDLLHDQGRDSQATPNNQKNNPQGANSQSMPITPEVGNSSPASNQEGTDKVKPLTPAPGEIAGEGKEEADGPTVSIEEIGYPTLVEQLKNRKCVELYINHSERFLEKQTAERSSGNNNNDNKHLNSRSNPLGQGLLQLITSLLMVLSSTLLLH from the exons ATGGGAAAGCTGTGTGAGCTGGCCCTGGTGTCTCTTGTCCTCCTGGTTCTGCTTCATACTGACTCTACATGGGCCAAGAgaagtggcagcagcagcagcagcagcaaaaaGACATCATCCAGCAACAGGGGCTCAGAAAAAAAGCCGTCGAAAACATCAAACACACAGACGGGAAGCTACCCTAGACAACCCCAAAGCCCTAATAGGAACCCCAACCCGTACCCAGCAGGAGGTAGTTATCCAGGGAGAGGTACCAATCAGAACCCAGCCGGTGGATACCCTGCAGCAGGTGGAAACCCCAACCAGCAGTATCCAGGCCGGGGAACCAACCAAGGAGGATATCCTAACCAAAACCCTGCTGCTGGTGGCTATCCTGCTGCAGGTGGCTACCCCAACCAGCAGTATCCAGGCAGAGCCAATCCTGGGGGATATCCAAACCAGAATCCTGCAGCTGGAGGTTACCCAGCCGCTGGTGGCTATCCTGCAGCAGGTGGTTATCCCAACCAGCAGTATCCAGGCAGAGCCAATCCTGGGGGATATCCAAACCAGAACCCTGCAGCTGGAGGTTACCCAGCCGCTGGTGGCTATCCTGCAGCAG GTGGCTATCCCAACCAGCAGTATCCAGGCCGGGCAAATCCTGGGGGATATCCTAACCAGAACCCAGCAGCTGGAGGTTACCCCGCCGCGGGTGGTTATCCTGCAGCAGGAGGCTACCCCAATCAgaacccagggagaggaggagtcaATCCGGGATACCCAGCCGGAGGTTACCCTGCTGGAGGTTACCCAGTAAGAGGGGGAAATACTGGCTGGGGGCAGGCAGGGGGCCACCctggtggagggatgggaggaggttaCCAACCCAACTGGAACCCAAACAATAAGATCCTCAGTCCCCGCTATGGTGGAGGCTATGGTTATGGAGGTGGGCACGGAGGTATGGGAGGTGGCTCTCCCTTCTCACGTTCAGTTCAGGGAATGGGACAGTACCCCTCTACTCAGTCCAAGGGGTTTGCTAAGAAGgcttttatggctgcaggggttGGGGCCGTGGCAGGGATGGCGATTGGCTATGGCCTTGGGCGTTTCCCTCGTCCAAACTTCAACTTCCGCAACCCTCAGGAAGAGCAGTCCTACAACAACTACATGTACAAAAAATACGGCGAACGCTCCACAGACGAAAATGACTATGGCCGGGACTACACCTACAAAGTACCTCCACGGGCAGAGTCCTACGACAGCTTCATGGATACCTGCATGAAGAGGAATGACCTTCTGCACGACCAGGGCAGAGACTCCCAGGCCACACCTAACAACCAGAAGAACAACCCTCAGGGAGCCAACAGCCAGAGCATGCCCATCACGCCTGAGGTGGGGAACAGCAGTCCAGCTAGCAACCAGGAGGGAACAGACAAAGTGAAGCCTCTCACCCCTGCCCCTGGCGAGATAGCTGGAGAGGGTAAGGAAGAGGCTGATGGCCCCACAGTGAGCATTGAAGAGATTGGTTACCCTACATTGGTGGAGCAGCTGAAGAACCGGAAGTGTGTGGAGCTGTACATAAACCACTCAGAGCGCTTCCTAGAGAAGCAGACAGCCGAACGCAGCAGcggcaacaacaacaacgacaacaaaCATCTGAACAGTCGCAGCAACCCCCTCGGTCAGGGGCTGCTACAGCTGATAACCAGTCTCCTCATGGTCCTGAGCAGCACTCTTCTACTACACTGA